The proteins below come from a single Hemitrygon akajei unplaced genomic scaffold, sHemAka1.3 Scf000041, whole genome shotgun sequence genomic window:
- the LOC140720335 gene encoding uncharacterized protein: MAHQRVHTRGRPFTCTVCGKGFTASSNLLVHQRVHTGERPFTCSVCGKGFTQSSHLQSHQQVHTGEKPFTCSDCGKSFTRSSRLLAHQSVHTGEKPFTCSVCGKGFTQSSHLLRHQRVHTGERPFTCSVCRKGFTESSTLQSHQRVHTGERPFTCSVCGKRFTHSSHLQNHQRVHTGERPFTCSVCGKGFTQSSDLQRHQRVHTGEKLFTCSECGKGFILSSYLQRHQRFHTGEKPFTCSVCGKGFTESSTLQRHQRVHTGEKPFSCSVCGKRFTDSSHLHSHQRVHTGEKPFTCSDCGKSFTRSSQLLAHQSVHTGEKPYTCSFCGKGFTQSSSLLVHQRVHTGEKPFTCSDCGKGFTHSSSLQSHQRVHTGEKPFTCSVCGKSFTRSSHLQRHQRVHTGEKPFSCSVCGKRFTRSSHLQRHQRRVHTGEKPFTCSVCGKSFTRSSQLQNHQRVHTGEKPFTCSVCGKGFNQSSHLQNHQRVHTGEKPFTCLDYRIGFTQSSQLLAHQSVHSEDWPLL, translated from the exons atggcacaccagcgtgttcacaccagggggcggccattcacctgcacagtctgcgggaagggattcactgcatcatccaacctactggtacatcagcgagttcacactggggagaggccattcacctgctcagtctgtgggaagggattcactcagtcatcccacctacagagtcatcagcaagttcacactggggagaagccgttcacctgctcagactgtgggaagagtttcactcggtcatcccgactactggcacaccagtcagttcatactggggagaagccattcacctgctcagtctgtgggaagggattcactcagtcatcccacctactgagacatcagcgagttcacactggggagaggcccttcacctgctcagtctgtaggaagggattcactgagtcatccaccctgcagagtcaccagcgagttcacaccggggagaggccattcacatgttcagtctgtgggaagagattcactcattcatcccacctacagaatcatcagcgagttcacactggggagaggccattcacctgctcagtctgtgggaaggggttcactcagtcatctgacctgcagagacatcagagagttcacaccggggagaagttgttcacctgctcagaatgtggaaagggattcatactgtcatcctacctacagagacatcagcgatttcacactggggagaagccattcacctgctcagtctgtgggaagggattcactgagtcatctaccctacagagacatcagagagttcacactggggagaagccattctcctgctcagtctgtgggaagagattcactgattcatcccaCCTAcacagtcatcagcgagttcacactggggagaagccgttcacctgctcagactgtgggaagagtttcactcggtcatcccaactactggcacaccagtcagttcatactggggagaagccatacacctgctcattctgtgggaagggattcactcagtcatccagcctactggtacatcagcgagttcacactggggagaagccgttcacctgctcagactgtgggaagggattcactcattcatccagcctacagagtcatcagcgagttcacactggggagaagccgttcacctgctcagtctgtgggaagagtttcactcggtcatcccacctacagagacatcagcgagttcacactggagagaagccattctcctgctcagtctgtgggaagagattcactcggtcatcccacctacagagacatcagcga cgagttcatactggggagaagccattcacctgctcagtctgtgggaagagtttcactcggtcatcccaactacagaatcatcagcgagttcatactggggagaagccattcacctgctcagtctgtgggaagggattcaatcagtcatcccacctacagaatcatcagcgagttcacactggggaaaagccgttcacctgcttagactatcggataggattcactcagtcatcacaactactggcacaccagtcagttcacagtgaggactggccattgttatga